A genomic stretch from Sulfurihydrogenibium azorense Az-Fu1 includes:
- the thrS gene encoding threonine--tRNA ligase — MIEIFIEDLNQKFNYKEGITLKEILQNLNGKFKDVIGGKFEGEIIDVHTPIKKSGSLKLLTKKDPESLEILRHSLAHIMAQALKEIYGDENVHLGIGPTTENGFYYDVEIEGVRLTDEDLPKIEEKMKEIIKKGYQIERYELPREEAVKFFEEKKEIYKIDIIKHNIPEGEPISLYKQGDFVDLCRGPHLPSTDKAGAFKLISVSGAYWRGKETNPMLQRIYGVAFWSDKELKDYLNMLEEAKKRDHRKIGKELELFMIDEEVGGGLAIWLPKGAIIRKEIEDAWKEEHLKRGYQLVYTPHVGKEHLWQTSGHLSFYQENMYPRMQIEEEGYYVKPMNCPFHVEIYKSKQRSYKELPIRLAELGTVYRYERSGALHGLMRVRGFTQDDAHIICREDQVEDEIRDVLNFALDTLKSYGFDEFEIYLSTRPEKSVGDDRMWEVATQSLRKAIESTGIDYKIDEGGGAFYGPKIDVKIKDAIGRMWQCSTIQFDFNLPQRFDMYYIGEDNQRHRPYMIHRAIFGSIERFIGVLLEHYAGFLPVWLSPVQVKIIPIADKHLDFANKVKDILLQNKVRVEVDDRSERMNKKIRDAELQKIPFMLVIGDKEVENNSVAVREKASGKTESMTVDNFVKKITSLIKEKK, encoded by the coding sequence ATGATAGAGATTTTTATAGAAGATTTAAATCAGAAATTTAACTATAAAGAAGGAATTACGTTAAAAGAGATTTTACAGAATTTAAATGGAAAGTTTAAAGATGTGATAGGTGGAAAGTTTGAGGGAGAGATTATAGATGTACATACTCCAATAAAAAAGTCTGGTAGTTTAAAGTTGTTGACTAAAAAAGACCCAGAAAGTCTTGAAATCCTTAGACATTCATTAGCCCACATTATGGCTCAAGCATTAAAAGAGATTTACGGAGATGAAAATGTTCATCTTGGAATAGGTCCTACAACTGAAAACGGATTTTACTACGATGTTGAAATAGAGGGAGTAAGGCTTACAGACGAAGACCTTCCAAAAATAGAAGAAAAAATGAAAGAGATAATAAAAAAAGGTTATCAGATAGAAAGGTATGAACTTCCAAGGGAAGAAGCTGTAAAGTTTTTTGAAGAAAAAAAGGAGATATACAAGATAGATATAATAAAACACAATATTCCAGAAGGAGAGCCAATATCACTTTACAAGCAGGGAGATTTTGTTGACCTTTGCAGAGGACCACACCTTCCTTCCACAGATAAAGCTGGAGCATTTAAACTTATATCAGTATCTGGAGCTTACTGGAGAGGTAAAGAAACCAACCCAATGCTTCAAAGGATATACGGAGTTGCTTTTTGGAGTGATAAAGAGTTAAAAGATTATCTAAATATGTTAGAAGAGGCAAAAAAGAGGGACCACAGAAAAATTGGTAAAGAGTTAGAACTTTTTATGATTGATGAGGAGGTTGGGGGAGGACTTGCAATCTGGCTTCCAAAAGGTGCAATTATAAGAAAAGAGATAGAGGATGCTTGGAAAGAAGAGCATCTAAAAAGAGGATACCAGCTGGTTTACACTCCCCACGTAGGTAAAGAACACTTATGGCAAACAAGTGGACATCTATCTTTCTACCAAGAAAACATGTACCCAAGAATGCAGATAGAAGAAGAAGGGTATTACGTTAAACCTATGAACTGTCCTTTCCATGTTGAGATATACAAATCAAAACAAAGAAGTTATAAAGAACTACCTATAAGGCTTGCCGAACTTGGAACAGTTTACAGGTATGAAAGAAGTGGAGCTCTCCATGGACTTATGAGAGTTAGAGGATTTACTCAAGATGATGCTCACATTATATGTAGAGAAGACCAAGTAGAAGATGAAATAAGAGATGTTTTAAACTTTGCATTAGATACTTTAAAATCTTACGGTTTTGATGAGTTTGAGATTTATCTTTCAACAAGACCAGAAAAGTCTGTTGGTGATGACAGAATGTGGGAAGTAGCTACTCAGTCTTTAAGGAAAGCTATTGAGTCTACTGGTATTGATTACAAGATTGACGAAGGTGGAGGAGCCTTCTACGGCCCGAAAATTGACGTTAAAATAAAAGATGCCATAGGAAGAATGTGGCAGTGTTCTACTATTCAATTTGATTTTAACCTTCCCCAAAGATTTGATATGTACTACATAGGAGAAGATAACCAAAGACACAGACCTTACATGATTCATAGGGCTATTTTTGGGTCTATAGAGAGATTTATAGGAGTACTCTTAGAACATTATGCTGGATTTTTACCAGTATGGCTTTCACCTGTACAAGTTAAAATTATTCCTATAGCTGATAAACATTTAGATTTTGCAAACAAAGTTAAAGATATCCTTTTACAAAACAAAGTAAGGGTAGAAGTAGACGATAGAAGTGAAAGGATGAACAAAAAGATTAGAGACGCAGAACTTCAAAAAATACCATTTATGTTAGTAATAGGAGATAAAGAAGTAGAAAACAACTCAGTAGCAGTAAGAGAAAAAGCATCTGGTAAAACAGAAAGTATGACTGTAGATAACTTTGTTAAAAAAATAACATCTTTAATAAAAGAGAAAAAGTAA
- a CDS encoding 3'-5' exonuclease, whose protein sequence is MYNLTIEEASFLIVDLETTGLNPVNSEIIEIAALRVEGGIVVDKFHTLVKPSIGFIPTYITKLTGITNALVVDKPTIEEVFPQFLKFSENSIIVAHNAQFDMSFLNSVSYQITGRSIQNPVLCTQNLAKRLFPDLPSKSLVNLAYHFNIPYNKKHRALEDALVTYELFKKIIDYLYMFNINKVMDLVRLSNGKDLNQTSKRRRYV, encoded by the coding sequence ATGTATAACCTTACCATTGAAGAGGCAAGTTTTTTAATAGTTGACTTAGAGACTACTGGCTTAAACCCAGTAAACAGTGAGATTATTGAAATAGCAGCTCTCAGAGTAGAAGGTGGTATAGTTGTAGATAAGTTTCATACCCTTGTAAAGCCATCAATTGGTTTTATTCCAACTTACATTACAAAATTAACAGGTATAACAAATGCCCTTGTAGTAGACAAACCTACAATTGAAGAAGTGTTTCCACAATTTTTAAAATTTTCTGAAAACTCTATAATAGTAGCCCACAATGCCCAGTTTGATATGTCCTTTTTAAATAGTGTATCTTATCAGATTACAGGAAGGTCAATACAAAATCCCGTTTTATGTACTCAAAATTTAGCCAAAAGATTGTTTCCAGACCTTCCAAGTAAATCCTTGGTTAATTTGGCATACCACTTTAATATACCTTATAATAAAAAACATAGAGCATTAGAAGATGCTTTGGTTACTTATGAGCTTTTTAAAAAGATTATTGATTATCTCTATATGTTTAACATAAACAAAGTTATGGATTTGGTAAGACTTTCCAACGGTAAAGATTTAAACCAAACATCAAAAAGGAGGAGGTATGTTTAA
- a CDS encoding DEAD/DEAH box helicase, with protein MKLYIGNSSYPEYFLIKKSFDKAVFVVNSEKKTKESFINLSSYKDFFSSSKEILFIPSSKDVLDLESQIERNYAVYKWLTTPKAILVLSKDALDVRLRPLEEFNKSLILLEKGSSLDRDFLVERLLKVGYIKEDYPENEGEFSVKGGYISINVPKVGIVDIDLFGDEIESLYLKSKLLTKKEINQIYIYPLYDFDILSHSPLQLKDENFVYLRDYINEDIYTLDIFENLNQKVSFFSDLSDKNIGSLKDIDESFKVVKIPVKNELILLDEKVAFLPEIEDKNLDLDVDPIKEGDYIIHEDYGIGVFKGIETREIRGKVYDFMILEYAEGEKVYVSYLHFDKIHKYKTQGFIKLDKIGAPSWKNLKKRVKESLKNLARQLIKLYSERQSIKRPPLDVEGQLITKFERDFPYVETPDQLKAIKEVKKDLSKDRPMERLICGDVGFGKTEVAIRSAFIHAVNGYQTLVLVPTTVLAYQHYVKFKERLEKYGLIVENLSRLKTKSQQEEIIKKLEEGKIDVVVATHKALSDNVKFKNLGLLIIDEEHRFGVRAKEKIRQLKKSIDTLYLTATPIPRTLNMALSGLKDISVINTPPEGRYEVKTYVSPFDENILKKAVEFELNRKGQVFYVHNRVETIEERVNYLKTLFKNAKVDFIHGQMKPSEIEKKILYFIEGKIDILVSTSIIETGIDIPTANTLIVERADLFGLAQLYHLRGRVGRGNIQAYCYLFIPKEITKDARRRLDAILKLTRPGSGLKVSIEDLQIRGPGNILGIEQSGFIKSVGFDMYVKLLKEALSETSGESEFQPQLDLDFDYYIPQSFVENPQERMNLYLAVSKAESYEDIEKIRKYLKEFYSELPSIFNLYLSVEKIKRILKSLKIKKLSLKEGRGFLEFSKDTKPEVIHTLLKELKPYKVESSAIHFYTKEIEELNSVFEKTIKSVKIE; from the coding sequence GTGAAGTTGTACATAGGAAACAGTTCTTACCCTGAGTACTTTTTAATTAAGAAATCTTTTGATAAAGCTGTTTTTGTTGTAAACTCTGAAAAAAAAACCAAAGAGAGTTTTATTAATCTCTCTTCTTACAAAGACTTTTTTAGCAGTTCTAAAGAAATTTTATTTATACCTTCATCAAAAGATGTGTTAGACTTAGAAAGTCAAATAGAGAGAAACTACGCAGTATATAAGTGGCTGACTACTCCAAAGGCTATCTTAGTCTTATCAAAAGACGCTTTAGATGTAAGATTAAGACCTTTAGAAGAATTTAATAAATCTTTGATACTTTTAGAAAAAGGTAGTAGCTTAGATAGGGATTTTTTAGTTGAGAGGCTTTTAAAAGTTGGTTATATAAAGGAAGATTATCCAGAGAATGAAGGAGAGTTTAGCGTAAAAGGTGGCTACATAAGTATAAACGTCCCTAAAGTGGGAATAGTTGATATTGACCTTTTTGGAGATGAGATAGAAAGTCTCTATTTAAAGTCTAAACTTCTTACAAAAAAAGAGATAAACCAGATTTACATTTACCCCCTTTACGATTTTGACATTTTATCCCATAGTCCTTTACAACTTAAAGATGAAAATTTTGTTTATCTTAGAGATTATATAAATGAAGATATTTACACTTTAGACATTTTTGAAAACTTAAATCAGAAGGTATCCTTCTTCAGTGATCTATCTGATAAAAACATAGGAAGTTTAAAAGATATTGACGAAAGCTTTAAAGTTGTAAAGATACCAGTTAAAAATGAACTTATTTTATTAGATGAAAAAGTAGCATTTTTACCAGAGATTGAGGATAAAAATTTAGATTTAGATGTAGACCCTATAAAAGAGGGGGATTACATAATCCATGAAGATTACGGAATAGGAGTATTCAAAGGAATAGAGACCAGAGAGATAAGAGGAAAAGTTTACGACTTTATGATTTTAGAGTATGCAGAAGGAGAAAAAGTATACGTTTCCTACCTTCACTTTGATAAAATTCACAAATACAAAACCCAAGGCTTTATAAAACTTGACAAAATAGGAGCTCCATCTTGGAAAAATCTTAAAAAGAGAGTAAAAGAGTCTCTAAAAAACTTGGCAAGACAGCTTATAAAACTTTACTCTGAAAGACAGAGTATAAAAAGACCACCTTTAGATGTAGAAGGCCAGTTAATAACAAAATTTGAAAGGGACTTTCCATATGTTGAGACACCAGACCAGCTTAAAGCTATTAAAGAAGTTAAAAAAGATTTATCTAAAGACAGACCCATGGAAAGGCTAATATGTGGAGACGTTGGATTTGGTAAAACAGAAGTTGCAATTAGGTCAGCTTTTATTCATGCTGTAAACGGCTATCAGACATTAGTTTTAGTCCCTACAACTGTTTTAGCATACCAGCACTATGTAAAGTTTAAAGAAAGATTAGAAAAATACGGCTTGATTGTAGAAAACTTATCAAGACTAAAGACTAAATCACAGCAAGAAGAGATAATAAAAAAGTTAGAAGAAGGAAAAATAGATGTAGTTGTGGCAACTCATAAAGCGTTATCAGACAACGTAAAGTTTAAAAATCTTGGATTACTTATAATAGATGAAGAACATAGGTTTGGAGTAAGGGCAAAAGAAAAAATTAGACAGCTGAAAAAGAGTATAGACACCCTTTATTTAACTGCAACTCCTATTCCAAGAACCTTAAACATGGCACTGTCGGGATTAAAAGATATATCAGTTATAAACACTCCACCAGAAGGAAGGTATGAGGTAAAAACGTACGTATCACCTTTTGATGAAAACATACTTAAAAAAGCTGTAGAGTTTGAACTAAATAGAAAAGGTCAGGTTTTCTACGTTCATAACAGGGTAGAAACGATAGAGGAGAGGGTAAACTACCTTAAAACTTTATTTAAAAACGCAAAAGTTGACTTTATTCACGGCCAGATGAAACCATCAGAGATAGAAAAGAAAATACTTTATTTTATAGAAGGTAAAATAGATATTCTCGTATCAACCTCAATAATAGAGACTGGTATAGACATTCCAACTGCTAACACGTTAATAGTTGAAAGGGCTGACCTTTTTGGACTTGCCCAGCTATATCATTTAAGAGGTAGAGTAGGAAGGGGAAACATTCAGGCTTACTGTTATCTCTTTATCCCAAAAGAGATTACAAAAGATGCAAGAAGAAGACTTGACGCGATTTTAAAGTTAACAAGGCCAGGTTCAGGATTAAAAGTATCTATAGAAGATCTTCAAATAAGAGGTCCAGGGAACATTTTAGGTATAGAGCAAAGCGGTTTTATAAAGTCTGTAGGGTTTGATATGTATGTAAAACTCTTAAAAGAAGCTTTGTCAGAAACTTCAGGAGAAAGTGAGTTTCAGCCTCAATTAGACCTTGACTTTGATTACTACATACCCCAATCTTTCGTAGAAAATCCCCAAGAAAGAATGAACCTATACTTAGCAGTATCAAAAGCAGAAAGTTATGAAGATATAGAAAAAATCAGAAAGTATCTTAAAGAGTTTTACAGTGAACTACCATCTATCTTTAACCTATACCTTTCCGTAGAGAAGATAAAAAGGATTTTAAAATCGTTAAAGATAAAAAAACTTTCATTGAAAGAAGGTAGAGGCTTTTTAGAGTTTTCTAAAGATACAAAACCAGAGGTTATACACACTCTTTTAAAAGAGTTAAAACCTTATAAAGTAGAATCATCTGCAATCCACTTTTACACAAAGGAAATAGAAGAGTTAAACTCAGTATTTGAAAAAACAATCAAAAGCGTTAAAATAGAATAA
- the proC gene encoding pyrroline-5-carboxylate reductase, which produces MFKVGVIGCGNMGEAIIKGLIEKAGINSTSIVVNDINKERQNYIVEKYNVAGSDIRKVVNLSEIVFLVVKPKDLQDSLESIKDLFKENQILISVLAGVKIEKIKSIVEKPLVVRIMPNTPALIGEGVIGVSFEKDTEKKQEIIDLLKGLGEVFEVKEELLDVITGLSGSGPAYVFTFIDALAQGGVKMGLPYQDALKIATQTVLGAAKLLKETGEHPAVLRDTVSSPAGTTIYGLHELEKKNFKDAVISAVETATKRSKEL; this is translated from the coding sequence ATGTTTAAGGTAGGCGTAATAGGCTGTGGGAATATGGGAGAAGCTATAATAAAAGGTTTGATAGAAAAAGCAGGAATTAACTCTACTTCTATAGTTGTGAACGATATTAACAAAGAAAGACAGAATTACATAGTAGAAAAGTATAACGTAGCAGGGTCAGATATTAGAAAGGTTGTAAACCTGTCTGAGATAGTTTTTTTAGTTGTAAAGCCAAAAGATTTACAGGATAGTTTAGAAAGTATAAAAGATTTATTTAAAGAAAACCAAATTTTAATATCTGTCTTGGCGGGAGTAAAGATAGAGAAGATAAAAAGTATCGTAGAAAAACCATTAGTAGTTAGAATAATGCCAAACACACCTGCTTTGATAGGAGAGGGTGTTATAGGTGTATCTTTTGAAAAGGATACAGAAAAAAAGCAAGAAATAATAGACCTATTAAAAGGTTTGGGAGAGGTTTTTGAGGTAAAAGAGGAATTACTTGATGTTATAACTGGTTTGTCTGGTAGTGGTCCTGCTTACGTTTTTACATTTATAGATGCACTGGCACAAGGTGGGGTAAAGATGGGTCTGCCATACCAAGATGCATTAAAAATTGCCACTCAAACAGTTTTGGGAGCTGCAAAACTCCTTAAAGAGACAGGAGAACACCCAGCTGTATTAAGAGATACAGTTAGCTCTCCAGCCGGAACTACCATCTACGGCCTCCATGAACTTGAAAAGAAAAACTTTAAAGATGCTGTAATATCAGCTGTAGAAACTGCGACAAAAAGAAGTAAAGAGCTTTAA
- a CDS encoding sigma 54-interacting transcriptional regulator has protein sequence MVNLDLKILDDLSNGIVFIDLNKKIKYLNKTAKSIIKKEEGDPCFGPFDICKNCPIDNFLKNGMFKKVENFDTKLLCCNKTVCYSINPVYEDGKVIGFLEEFRDSTKLHEYIEEIEKEKEFNKIVLDSVIDAIIVIDEEGKIIQYNQVAKNLICKEVDNIKGMNIELLFNKKVSELPTNRKDVFIETPALGKIKVSLVATPMKNFKGRVISFYVVPECMLSSDNISKTRLISKSPSMSYIIEIAKTVADTNANVLLEGESGTGKNVLAKYIHNLSSRRDKPFIKINCAAIPENLLESELFGYVKGAFTGAIKDKPGKVELADKGTLFLDEIGELPIYLQSKLLHLIQEKEFERLEDLKTRKVDIRIIAATNRDLYQLVKEGKFREDLYYRLKVISIKVPPLRERKEDIPFLINYFIEFYSENYKKKIKKNFSRSIKNIT, from the coding sequence GTGGTAAACTTGGATTTGAAAATATTAGATGATTTATCAAATGGGATAGTTTTTATAGATTTAAATAAAAAAATAAAATATTTAAACAAAACTGCAAAAAGTATAATTAAAAAGGAAGAGGGGGATCCTTGTTTTGGGCCTTTTGATATATGTAAAAATTGTCCCATTGATAACTTCCTTAAAAATGGAATGTTTAAGAAAGTAGAAAATTTTGATACAAAATTATTATGTTGCAACAAAACAGTTTGCTACTCTATAAACCCTGTTTACGAAGATGGTAAAGTTATAGGTTTTTTAGAGGAGTTCAGAGATTCGACAAAATTACATGAATACATAGAGGAAATAGAAAAAGAAAAAGAATTCAATAAAATAGTTTTAGATTCTGTAATAGACGCCATTATAGTGATTGATGAAGAAGGGAAAATAATACAATACAATCAAGTAGCAAAAAATCTTATATGTAAAGAAGTAGATAATATAAAAGGAATGAATATAGAACTACTATTTAATAAAAAAGTATCAGAACTGCCAACAAACAGAAAAGATGTCTTTATAGAAACACCAGCTTTAGGCAAAATTAAAGTATCTCTAGTTGCAACACCTATGAAAAACTTTAAAGGTAGAGTGATTTCTTTTTATGTGGTACCTGAATGTATGTTATCTAGTGATAATATCAGTAAAACAAGACTTATCTCAAAAAGTCCTTCAATGAGCTATATAATAGAGATTGCAAAAACAGTTGCAGACACTAACGCTAACGTACTCTTAGAAGGAGAATCCGGAACTGGAAAAAATGTTTTAGCAAAATATATCCATAATTTATCATCAAGAAGAGATAAACCTTTTATAAAGATAAACTGTGCCGCAATTCCAGAAAATCTTTTAGAATCAGAGCTTTTTGGTTATGTTAAAGGTGCTTTCACAGGTGCTATAAAAGATAAACCTGGAAAAGTAGAACTTGCAGACAAGGGTACCTTATTTTTAGATGAAATAGGTGAACTTCCTATTTATTTACAAAGTAAACTATTACATCTTATTCAAGAAAAAGAGTTTGAAAGACTCGAAGATTTAAAAACAAGAAAAGTAGATATAAGAATAATAGCAGCTACAAATAGGGATTTATATCAACTTGTAAAAGAGGGTAAGTTTAGAGAAGATTTATACTATAGACTAAAAGTTATATCAATAAAGGTTCCTCCTCTTAGGGAAAGAAAAGAAGATATACCATTTTTAATCAATTACTTTATTGAATTCTATTCAGAAAATTACAAGAAAAAAATAAAAAAAAATTTCTCAAGAAGCATTAAGAATATTACTTGA
- the folP gene encoding dihydropteroate synthase: MRSFPVIKQINKSVYKIYFSDPFLTPVVIENEDQFKEIINQLLANNKREEAKELSQQWVNLSKKHFKINYKGKFLNLGVKTAIMGVVNVTPDSFSNGSENYKDTGHIVDKVARMLEYGADIIDVGGESTRPGADPVPAEEELDRVIPVIKALRKELGDRFFISVDTYKSVVAKAALDEGADIVNDISGMSFDPEMAKVIARYDCPIIVNHIRGTPKDMQKGDIYYDDVVYDIVEFFKQQINYGLENGIRPDRFIIDPGIGFGKRVEDNVEIIKRISEFRILGLPILIGISRKSFLNVILKNLLTKKDIPPKDRLYASLGATAYAVLNGVHIVRVHDVKETAEFLTILDTIRGYRVD; encoded by the coding sequence GTGAGAAGCTTTCCTGTTATAAAACAGATAAATAAATCGGTTTATAAAATTTACTTTAGTGATCCCTTTTTAACTCCTGTTGTTATAGAAAATGAAGATCAGTTTAAAGAGATTATAAATCAATTACTTGCAAATAATAAAAGAGAAGAGGCAAAAGAGCTATCTCAACAGTGGGTTAACTTAAGTAAAAAACACTTTAAAATCAACTACAAGGGTAAGTTTTTAAATCTTGGGGTTAAGACTGCTATTATGGGTGTTGTTAATGTCACTCCTGATTCATTTTCTAACGGAAGTGAAAACTACAAAGATACTGGCCACATAGTGGATAAAGTTGCTAGGATGCTTGAATACGGAGCTGATATTATAGACGTTGGAGGAGAGTCAACCCGTCCTGGAGCTGACCCTGTCCCGGCAGAAGAGGAGTTAGATAGAGTTATACCGGTAATAAAAGCTTTAAGAAAAGAGCTTGGGGATAGGTTTTTTATATCTGTAGATACGTATAAATCTGTTGTAGCAAAAGCTGCTTTAGATGAGGGAGCTGATATTGTTAACGATATAAGTGGCATGAGTTTTGACCCTGAGATGGCTAAAGTTATTGCAAGATATGACTGTCCGATAATTGTAAATCATATAAGGGGAACTCCAAAAGATATGCAAAAAGGGGATATTTACTACGATGATGTTGTGTACGATATTGTGGAATTTTTTAAACAACAGATAAACTATGGATTAGAAAATGGTATCAGACCAGATAGATTTATAATAGACCCTGGTATTGGTTTTGGTAAAAGAGTAGAAGATAATGTAGAGATAATAAAAAGGATATCTGAGTTTAGGATTTTAGGACTTCCGATATTGATAGGAATATCAAGAAAATCCTTCTTAAATGTTATACTTAAAAATCTCTTAACAAAAAAAGACATTCCACCGAAAGATAGATTGTACGCTTCTTTAGGAGCTACAGCTTACGCAGTTTTAAACGGGGTTCATATAGTTAGAGTTCACGATGTAAAGGAAACAGCAGAGTTTTTAACTATTTTAGACACTATAAGAGGATATAGGGTTGACTGA
- a CDS encoding DUF2173 family protein has translation MADLKKLMSIKGVFAAGEFNPDGTLVAFEGDITEEEAAMAAAMCAANNAMAKMQTDGYTAFSGQEWTPLLGWALTGPKYSVCVAGNVGVFVKNDEVSFNEVFKALLSA, from the coding sequence ATGGCTGACTTAAAAAAACTTATGAGTATTAAAGGTGTTTTTGCAGCTGGAGAGTTTAACCCAGATGGAACTTTAGTAGCTTTTGAAGGAGATATAACAGAAGAGGAAGCAGCGATGGCAGCTGCTATGTGTGCTGCAAACAACGCAATGGCAAAAATGCAAACAGATGGATACACTGCATTTTCTGGACAAGAATGGACACCACTTTTAGGCTGGGCTTTAACAGGCCCTAAGTACTCTGTATGTGTTGCAGGAAACGTAGGTGTTTTCGTTAAAAACGACGAAGTCTCTTTCAACGAAGTATTCAAAGCCCTTCTTTCGGCTTAA
- the cdaA gene encoding diadenylate cyclase CdaA, whose translation MTDIYSLLGVLTSIELKDVLDILIVSVIVYFLLKFLAGTRGWQILIGLLFLLSVWLLAKILNLNTLEWIFENLWSIGIFALFVIFQPELRRGLAKLGEKGIFRFFSSTNKKIIDDVIRACLFMAERKIGSLIVFERNVDLTNYIEGQVKLDSEVSSELLITIFTPQTPLHDGAVIIKEGKIAYARAFLPLTLSSDIPQNVGTRHRAGIGISEETDAVALVVSEERGEISICVDGKIYKGLDILGLRKKLYKLLGVEKPTTFEILRKKLRREKNEVKKAS comes from the coding sequence TTGACTGATATTTATTCTTTATTGGGTGTTTTAACATCAATAGAGTTAAAAGATGTACTTGATATTTTAATAGTTTCCGTAATAGTCTACTTTCTTCTAAAGTTTTTAGCAGGAACAAGAGGTTGGCAGATACTTATAGGGCTTTTATTTTTACTTTCTGTCTGGCTTTTGGCAAAAATCTTAAACTTAAATACACTAGAATGGATTTTTGAAAATCTATGGAGTATAGGAATTTTTGCACTATTTGTAATATTTCAACCAGAATTACGTAGAGGACTGGCAAAGTTAGGGGAAAAAGGTATTTTTAGATTTTTCTCTTCTACAAACAAAAAAATAATAGATGATGTTATAAGAGCCTGTTTATTTATGGCAGAAAGAAAGATAGGTTCGTTGATTGTTTTTGAGAGAAATGTAGATTTAACAAACTATATAGAAGGACAAGTAAAATTAGATAGTGAAGTATCTTCAGAGCTTCTAATTACAATATTTACGCCTCAAACACCTCTCCACGATGGAGCTGTTATTATAAAGGAAGGAAAGATAGCTTATGCAAGGGCTTTTTTACCTCTTACTTTATCCTCAGACATTCCTCAGAATGTGGGAACCAGACATAGGGCTGGAATAGGTATATCTGAAGAGACTGATGCTGTTGCTTTAGTTGTTTCAGAGGAAAGAGGAGAGATATCAATCTGTGTAGATGGTAAAATCTATAAAGGATTGGATATTTTAGGATTGAGAAAAAAACTTTATAAACTCTTAGGAGTAGAAAAGCCAACCACGTTTGAAATTTTGAGAAAAAAGTTAAGAAGAGAGAAAAATGAAGTTAAAAAAGCAAGTTAG
- a CDS encoding DUF2173 family protein: MATLSKLKELMSLPGAVAAGEFSDDGKLLAYYGDISEKAAEIAALMCAANKATGNMQVKGWSAYTGKDGFWPVQGFAVAAGKYAACIMGNVGVFVELDKADFDKTFETLSKYI; encoded by the coding sequence ATGGCAACACTTTCAAAACTCAAAGAGCTTATGTCTCTACCGGGAGCTGTGGCAGCCGGAGAATTTTCAGATGATGGTAAGCTTTTAGCTTACTATGGAGACATATCAGAAAAAGCAGCAGAGATAGCTGCTCTTATGTGTGCTGCAAACAAAGCTACTGGAAATATGCAAGTAAAAGGTTGGAGTGCTTACACAGGTAAAGACGGATTTTGGCCAGTTCAAGGTTTTGCAGTAGCAGCTGGTAAGTATGCAGCATGTATTATGGGTAATGTAGGAGTTTTTGTAGAACTTGACAAAGCAGATTTTGACAAGACTTTTGAAACACTAAGTAAATATATCTAA